A stretch of DNA from Halobacteriovorax sp. JY17:
CGATTTCTTTACGGTCGGCTTATTTGATCTCTTATTAGGAGACTTTAACGTAAACCAATCTTCACTTGTAATTGGGTGAAAATAATCCGCCTCTTCAATAAGTAGGTGATGGGTCGTTGACTCAATGGCCGCAATTTCAACTCTAACACCTTCAGATTTTAAGTGACTTACTAGTTCTATATAATCAGAGTCTCCAGACATGATTATAATGGTATCAACTTTCTGTGCTAATTGCGTTGCTTTAATCGAAAGTGGAATATCTGCACTCTTATGGCATGGTCTAACAGAACCATGGTATTTATCATGGAGTCTTTCGGCCAGCTTTGAAGAAATATTCTTTCCCTCTCTAAAATAGATAAGTCTATTAAGCCCTCTGTTAACTAAGAGTCTAGGTATTAGAGTATCAAAATTTAGCATTGTTGATTGTTTTGAAGATTCGGAATGAATACTTCTTTCAATGTTGTTACCATCAACTAGAATGGCAACAGATTGACTAATTTGAACTTCATTGTTCATTAGTGCCCCCTTTAAGGTTTCTACTGTCTATACTGTAACAAGTTATAGAGTAATGCACCAATATTCAGTCTTTGGGCCTTAATATTTTCCTCGTACATTGGGTTAAAATGTAATTGGAAGTGATATTTCAAAACTTCTGAAGTCGTTGGAATCTTCATATTCTTTACCATATAGTAGAAAACTGTCTTTGTTAAAACTTTCTTCCATCCATTTAGGTCTGCCATTTTTTGAACTGAAACTTGGTAGATAAGAAAAGCCTCATCTAATTCTTTCGTATCTATAACATTGTCATTATTTTTATCAAATCTTACAAATGTAGATTCTATATTTAGCATCGCTCCTATAAGTAGCGTGAAATCACGCTTGGCCATAGGAATTTTCTCATCGTCAACATCTCGTGCAAAGCCCTCTGTCTTTTGGATAAAGTCGATAACAGACTCTTTACTTTGAGTCTGATAGTAGCGCGTGAGTTTTGGAAACATTTCTTTGTAGTTAAGTTTATTTAGCCAAATTTCAAATAAGTTCTTTCTATAACAACTAGTCTCAAATGATGGTTCTTGTTCCGTTCCTTGATTTGGGCAATAGTCCTTCATCTCGTGCATGACTTCATCAGTAAGTGAAGAGGCGATAAGTACAATTGTAACAAACTCCACACCCTCATCAAGTCCAAGAGCATTGTCTCCATTAGAAGTATTTTGAAATAAATCAGATAAGAGTATAACGTTCTCTCCAAAAGTTTCAAAGTTACTAGTCCATAGACCAAACTCTTCAAGCACTGGTCTTAGATCTTTAAAGAGCATGTTGATTCTTGGGATATCTACAACATCTAGGCCATCTTGTTTAATGGTATAGCCCTTTAGAACAATATTGAAAACATGCTTAATGATTGAAGTTAGAACGTGACCAAAGCGGGTTCTTCTATACTCTGTTCCAAGGTATTGAATAAAGCGAGTCACTGGCTTTCCATCTAAATCTAGTTTTTCAACTTTAAAAGTATAGTGTCTGTACTTAATAACACTGTCTAGAAAGTCTCTTCTAAGAGAGAGAATTCTATTAAGTCTTATTCCTGGATAATCTTTAACCTTAGCGAGGTGAAGCCATTTTATAGGTTTTCTGTCTTGGAGTTCTTGATCAAAGATTTTATATGTTCTTTCATTAAAGTAAGTAACTTCTAATCCACTTCTAATATATTCGAAGATCTCCGCTATATTATTAGCTGTAAAAAGGTGAACGGATGGAAAGTCATTTGGGTTCAATTCTGGATTTCGAATTAAATGAATAATTCTACCCTTAACATTTACTAAGCTGCTACTAAACTTTGTATAATCTATTCTGTCTTCTTCATTGGTAATATTGCTATTTAAGAACCAATCGACTGCGACAAGTAACTCTGAAGCCTCAAAGTAGTGTAAGCTCTCATCAATAATTAAATTCTTTTGGATTTGTACAAAAGAATCAAGCAAGTTCTTATAGAACTTCTCATTATCACTTTCTTCACTAAAATCAGTGTTAGTTAGAGTGAAAATGGTCTTAGCATAAGAGCTTATATTGGAAGAGAAGTTCAATAGTTCTTTAAAGGTTAGGAACTGTCTTGTACCACCTAAGAGGATCGTTTTTAGAGGTGCAATCTTTTCGATAATATCGGCAACACTATCTTTGTCATTATCACTTTTAAAGATTACAGAAACACTCTTAGCGATTTCTTGGTAATCTAGATTGTGATTAATCCCTTCCAGGGTAGGAAGATCTCTTTGAATTAAGGCCTCTAGTGATTTGGCTTTTGCTTCAATCTCGTTAGCGAATAATTCTACAGAAGTAGGGTCTGTTTTGGCGAGGTCTGACTTCTCTTGGTAGAATCTTGCAAACTCTATAACTGACATACCTAATTGAGTGAGCTTCAAGGCCGACTTGATCTCAGTAATATTGATACTGTCTGGAGTTGTTGTGAGAACGTGTTCCTTAAGTGTCTTAGTGAAGGCCTTGATTTCATCAGAAGTGAGTTTTACGGCCCTTACTCTTGATGAGTGCGACTCGTCTTCTTGGAAAAGTTCTTCTAGGATAATTGTTAGATCATCTATGTTAAGGGCTTCTGTATCTCCATCACTTATAAGTAGAGGAAAGATTTGATCAAGTGTGGATGCGAGAAAGTTCCACTTCTTTGAACTATTTCTTTCAAAAGAGCCATTCATATATCTCATGTCAAAATAGAAAGATGCAAGACTCTTTGCCTTTCCTAGAACAAGATACATTTCATCATTGGTAAGTAAGTTCTTTTTTCCGCCAGCAACCGCAATCTTTAGTCCAAAAATTGCGTCAATAAATTGAACGTTAAAATTAAGTGAGTCTATTTCTTCTGTAAGTGTTTTTACAAAATTTAAGATATCTACGTTCGCTGGAATTCCTCCAAACCTTTGCATTTCATTAATGGCTTTCGTGGAAAGATCTTCTACATATCCTACAAACTCTTTCTTTATCGCAAGCTTCTCTTCAAAAGTCTTCGAATCAATATTTTTGGCGAGGATCTTATGCTTCTCGTACCCATTCATGGCATCAAGAGATACATTTAAATAGTTTAAGAGATACTTGAACTCTTTATAGTTAAAAACTTTGCTATTTCCACCAATCAGGTCTTTCTTTAAACTATTAAAGATTTTCTCATAATCTCTGATATTGAAGTCATCATCTTCCGATCCGATCCTCTCAAAGAGAGTATAGAGATCTTCCATATTAAAAATTTCTTCATGGTCTTTTAATGGGAAGAGAGTATTTCTAAAACGGTTTATGATATCTGTCTGAAATCCAATATATCTAGTTCTATCTTCAAAATGATAATCTTTAAGAAGAAGAAAATCTGTCGCCATTAAAATCAGATTTGGAATTTTTCTTATAGCTAGCTCTATTTCAGAGGAAGTTAAAATCTCTTTAGTTCCACCAAAGAATAACTTCTTTATAAAGATAATCGCGTTGGCCAATTTTTCATCAATAACATTTGATCCGAGATTAAGCCTCGTATTTAATTCTAAGAGAAACTTCTTGAGATTTATTTGTTTCGCAAGCGTATCTGGTTTGCTAATAATTTCAAGGGAAGTTTTACTAAAATTCTCTAACGCTTCTTTTAGCTCTGCACGTTTCTTAAAGATCTTTATACTGTCTTTTTCTTTTTCCATCTCGCGAAGAGTCTTAGTAATGACCATCGCATCTTTATTTACTGTTACGAGTAGTTTAAAGAGTGGGGTAATATTATCTCTATTTATTGAGTTGGCTTCGTCTTTTAAGAGAAGCATATTAAGCTCAAAGATTAATTTTAGGCCTTGAATAATGGTATCTGTGTTTTCTTTGAAAAACCTTCTTACAAAATCAGAGAGCTCTCCCTCAGATATTGTTGTCCTGTCGTTAGATCTAACATATCTACTAAATTGCAGGAAATTACTTTCTAAACAAGCTATTTGCTCTTCAATATTTGAATCTAGAATATCTCCAAAACTATCTGGGTCTAGGTCACAGGCAGCATTAAGCTCATCGGAGACAAAGATATCCTGATCCTTAACAGGCTCATCATTCAAAAAGCCACACGAGGAGACAATTGAAAAAATTAATGTGAGTAGTAGTATTTTTAAACTCTTCATAATATCTTTGTTAAATTAAGTATTCTTAAAATTTAGATGATAAGTGAGCAAAATACTAGGTTTCTAGCTATTTCGAGTGTTATTTACATGGTGCGTCATTGATTCTAGATTATGTCTCTCTAATTTGAGATAGTTAGTGAAATTAGGAGAATTTATCAGTGTTTTTAAGTAAAATCAGTACATTAGTAATGATCTTGACCCTCTCTACACCGAGTTGGGCCAGTATTGAGGGTGAATTCTCTTACGAAAAGTTTCTAAGACTCAATTCTCCACAGAAAAAGTCCAAAGCGGTCGATTGGATTGGGCTTGGGGCAATATATAAGGATAAAACGAGAGATACCGAAGTCTTCGGAGAGGCCAATCTACGTTATTACTTCAATGGGCCACAGAGCTTAAATTATTCACTTCCTGAACTTTACTACACATCAGAAACCGACGACTCAACATGGACCTATGGTAGGAAAATTGTAAATTGGTCTTTGAATGAAAAATACTGGCTTCTTGGAAATTTAAATGGAAGGCAAGGCTTTACACTTCTCTCATCTAAACAAGAAGGACTAACAGGTCTCCA
This window harbors:
- a CDS encoding NYN domain-containing protein → MNNEVQISQSVAILVDGNNIERSIHSESSKQSTMLNFDTLIPRLLVNRGLNRLIYFREGKNISSKLAERLHDKYHGSVRPCHKSADIPLSIKATQLAQKVDTIIIMSGDSDYIELVSHLKSEGVRVEIAAIESTTHHLLIEEADYFHPITSEDWFTLKSPNKRSNKPTVKKSTKKKATVKNS